The following are encoded in a window of bacterium SCSIO 12643 genomic DNA:
- a CDS encoding NRDE family protein, whose translation MCTLTYIPNENDVIITSNRDEHFSRGNSVFPVDVERNGLSIFFPQDPQAGGSWIAADEDRRITVLLNGAFKKHQHQPPYRMSRGIVLLDSFEYSDLLHFSKEYSLDNIEPFTMVQFQIGENKVAEMRWDGQKAHHQNMDPSTPHIWSSTSLYSTEVRWERRHWFSEWIQNPPLTPELMLEFHKFGGQGNERNGITMHRSNGVQTVSMTQLHGNSNSLDFTHFNLMQHETQTIKI comes from the coding sequence ATGTGTACATTGACTTATATTCCCAATGAAAATGATGTCATTATTACTTCTAATCGTGATGAACACTTTAGTCGTGGAAATAGTGTTTTTCCAGTAGATGTAGAACGTAATGGTCTTTCTATCTTCTTTCCACAGGATCCACAAGCTGGAGGTTCCTGGATCGCTGCAGATGAGGATAGAAGAATAACGGTGTTGCTGAATGGCGCTTTCAAAAAACACCAACATCAACCTCCATACAGAATGAGTCGCGGAATTGTTCTATTAGACTCGTTTGAATACTCTGATTTACTGCATTTCTCTAAAGAATACTCTTTAGACAATATTGAACCTTTTACGATGGTGCAATTTCAAATTGGTGAAAACAAAGTAGCTGAAATGAGATGGGATGGACAAAAAGCACATCATCAAAATATGGATCCCTCTACCCCACATATTTGGTCGTCTACCTCATTATATAGCACCGAGGTGAGATGGGAACGTAGACACTGGTTTAGTGAATGGATTCAAAACCCGCCATTAACGCCTGAATTGATGCTGGAATTCCACAAATTTGGAGGTCAGGGAAACGAACGAAATGGGATTACCATGCACAGATCAAACGGAGTACAAACGGTAAGCATGACTCAACTTCATGGAAATTCAAACAGCCTGGACTTCACACATTTCAATCTGATGCAACACGAAACACAGACCATAAAAATCTAG
- a CDS encoding GNAT family N-acetyltransferase: MIQLRTASIDDLELLKYWDTKQHVIDCDPDDDWNWETELNRNPEWRQQYVAELNNRPIGFIQIIDPYLEETKYWDNVSPNKRVIDIWIGEESDLNKGYGTEIMRLTIEKCFSESNVSGILIDPLKTNTKAHRFYKRLGFEFIEERQFDGVDCYVFELKKLYRL; this comes from the coding sequence ATGATTCAGTTAAGAACAGCCTCAATAGATGATCTAGAACTCTTAAAGTACTGGGATACTAAGCAACACGTGATAGATTGTGATCCGGATGATGACTGGAACTGGGAAACTGAATTGAATAGAAATCCTGAATGGAGACAACAATATGTAGCTGAACTCAATAACCGACCAATTGGATTTATTCAAATCATTGATCCATATCTCGAAGAAACAAAATATTGGGATAACGTATCTCCCAATAAAAGAGTTATTGATATTTGGATTGGTGAGGAATCAGACTTAAACAAAGGTTATGGAACTGAAATAATGCGTTTAACAATCGAAAAGTGCTTTTCAGAATCTAACGTATCCGGTATATTAATTGATCCATTAAAAACAAATACAAAAGCGCATAGATTCTATAAAAGACTAGGATTTGAATTTATCGAAGAACGACAGTTTGACGGAGTTGATTGTTACGTTTTTGAGTTAAAAAAATTGTATAGACTTTAA
- a CDS encoding DUF4251 domain-containing protein, protein MKKIATILFVSFLAFGIQAQETNDKKLTRKEKKEIQKKENNEKLKMLYTLMEGRIWVIRANDVRSINGNSVNVSPDLNFVYATNTTGVVQLAFQELIGMGNNNVGGITIEGEITRYDLKQFRDNQQIECNVQINNVNGGFVVLNISIMSTGSTTVMVSTDDGANFTFSGFIEKQGGDSIIKGSSAK, encoded by the coding sequence ATGAAAAAGATTGCTACGATATTATTTGTTTCGTTCTTAGCTTTTGGAATTCAAGCGCAGGAGACGAATGATAAAAAGTTAACACGTAAGGAGAAAAAAGAAATTCAAAAGAAAGAGAATAACGAAAAGCTTAAAATGCTTTATACGCTCATGGAAGGGCGTATCTGGGTCATTCGTGCGAATGATGTCAGATCGATCAATGGAAACTCTGTAAACGTATCTCCGGATTTAAATTTCGTATATGCAACCAATACTACAGGCGTGGTACAATTGGCTTTTCAGGAATTGATCGGAATGGGCAATAATAATGTTGGTGGTATTACCATAGAAGGTGAAATTACCCGATATGACCTCAAACAATTCAGGGATAACCAACAAATCGAGTGTAATGTTCAGATCAATAATGTGAATGGAGGTTTTGTTGTACTTAATATTAGCATTATGTCCACAGGAAGTACCACAGTTATGGTATCAACTGATGATGGTGCAAACTTCACATTTTCAGGCTTTATCGAAAAACAAGGCGGAGATTCCATAATTAAAGGAAGTTCAGCCAAATAA
- the ftcD gene encoding glutamate formimidoyltransferase: MTKQLIECVPNISEGRDMDKINEIAHIVETVEGVKLLDIDPGAATNRTVITFVGEPQPVIDAAFLLIQKAAELIDMSQHSGEHPRFGATDVCPLVPISGITLEETAEYAHKLGARVGSELGIPGYFYEKAAKTEVRQNLANCRSGEYEGLKEKLVNPEWTPDFGPSEFNDRVKGSGATAISARDFLVAYNINLNSTSTRRANAIAFDIREAGRVKREGNKITGKIIKDADGNPEKVPGLLKAVKGIGWYIEEYGIAQISYNLTNISITSVHEAFDQTVIAAHKRGIRVTGSELIGLIPLQAMLDAADYFLKKQQRSLGISEEEKIKIAVKSLGLDDLKPFHPNEKIIEYVLRDKTSTPLLNMNLREFANETAGESPAPGGGSISAYVGALGVSLGTMVANLSAHKRGWDDRWEEYSEWAVKGDYFKERLLALVDEDTNAFNKIMDAFKLPKDTDEEKALRQQAIQDATKYAIEVPIHVMENALASMEVMNAMVDMGLQSSLSDGAVGALCARTAVMGAYLNVKINAADLKDETFKAEMLQKGAEMEKTALNLEQEILNKVNNKL; this comes from the coding sequence ATGACAAAACAACTGATAGAATGCGTTCCAAATATTAGTGAGGGACGTGATATGGATAAGATTAATGAGATTGCACATATTGTTGAAACCGTTGAAGGTGTTAAGCTTTTAGATATTGATCCTGGAGCTGCAACCAATAGAACGGTAATTACGTTCGTTGGAGAACCTCAACCGGTTATTGATGCTGCATTCTTATTGATCCAAAAAGCGGCTGAGCTGATTGATATGAGTCAACACTCCGGAGAACACCCTAGATTTGGAGCTACAGATGTTTGTCCTTTGGTACCTATTTCCGGAATTACTTTAGAAGAAACTGCTGAATATGCTCATAAACTTGGTGCAAGAGTAGGTTCTGAACTTGGAATTCCAGGGTATTTCTATGAGAAAGCCGCTAAAACTGAAGTAAGACAAAACTTAGCTAATTGTCGTTCCGGAGAATATGAAGGTTTAAAAGAAAAATTAGTGAATCCGGAATGGACTCCTGATTTTGGTCCTTCTGAATTCAATGACCGTGTGAAAGGTTCAGGAGCAACTGCTATCTCCGCCAGAGATTTCTTAGTGGCATACAACATCAACTTAAATAGTACTTCTACGCGAAGAGCGAATGCCATCGCATTTGATATTCGCGAAGCTGGACGTGTAAAAAGAGAAGGCAACAAAATCACGGGAAAAATCATCAAAGATGCAGATGGAAATCCGGAAAAAGTACCTGGATTACTTAAAGCGGTAAAAGGTATCGGTTGGTATATTGAGGAGTATGGAATTGCACAGATTTCTTACAACTTAACCAATATTAGTATTACCTCAGTTCATGAAGCATTTGACCAAACGGTAATTGCTGCGCATAAAAGAGGTATCAGAGTAACCGGTTCTGAGTTGATTGGTTTGATTCCTCTACAGGCGATGTTAGATGCTGCAGATTACTTCTTAAAAAAACAACAACGTTCTTTAGGGATTTCGGAAGAGGAAAAAATCAAAATCGCAGTAAAATCATTGGGCTTAGATGACCTAAAGCCTTTTCATCCAAATGAAAAAATTATTGAGTATGTATTAAGAGACAAAACCTCTACTCCATTACTTAATATGAATTTGAGAGAATTTGCTAACGAAACTGCTGGTGAGTCTCCAGCTCCGGGTGGAGGTTCTATTTCTGCTTATGTAGGTGCTCTTGGAGTTTCATTAGGGACTATGGTCGCAAATTTATCTGCACATAAACGTGGATGGGATGATCGTTGGGAAGAATACTCTGAATGGGCAGTTAAAGGTGATTACTTCAAAGAAAGATTATTGGCATTGGTTGATGAAGATACCAACGCATTTAATAAAATCATGGATGCTTTTAAACTTCCAAAAGATACGGATGAAGAAAAAGCTTTACGCCAACAAGCCATTCAAGATGCTACAAAATATGCGATTGAAGTTCCAATTCATGTGATGGAAAATGCTTTAGCTTCTATGGAAGTAATGAATGCGATGGTTGATATGGGATTACAATCATCTTTATCAGATGGCGCGGTAGGTGCATTATGTGCGCGTACGGCAGTAATGGGTGCTTACTTAAACGTAAAAATCAATGCTGCAGATTTGAAGGATGAGACTTTTAAAGCAGAAATGCTCCAAAAAGGTGCAGAAATGGAAAAAACTGCCCTAAATTTGGAACAAGAAATTTTGAATAAAGTCAATAATAAACTTTAA
- a CDS encoding DUF4136 domain-containing protein, which translates to MKKLMFYMVAGILLIGAACSSSITITTDYDREVDFTKYKTFGFLEWNKESKQLVNDIDRKRLEDAVAAELEARGLKRVDGIGDSMIGFHVVVETKTGTTSYTNHYGGMGYYGYGGFGYGYGYPYGGASTTTTSTYSYNVGTVIIDQYDSSSKKLVWEGVAQGEVNQDRKNREEYIKKDIQRMFAEYPVPLPEPTK; encoded by the coding sequence ATGAAAAAATTAATGTTTTACATGGTGGCCGGGATCCTACTTATAGGTGCTGCCTGTTCAAGTTCTATCACTATTACCACGGATTATGACCGTGAAGTGGATTTTACCAAATACAAAACTTTTGGCTTCCTCGAATGGAATAAAGAAAGTAAACAATTGGTAAATGATATTGATAGAAAACGTTTGGAAGATGCTGTGGCTGCCGAATTAGAAGCCAGAGGTTTAAAACGCGTAGATGGAATTGGTGACAGTATGATTGGATTTCATGTGGTTGTAGAAACTAAAACCGGAACCACTTCTTATACCAATCACTATGGTGGTATGGGATACTATGGCTACGGAGGTTTTGGCTATGGGTATGGTTACCCTTATGGTGGAGCCAGTACGACCACCACATCAACGTACAGCTATAACGTAGGTACCGTGATTATTGACCAATACGATTCCAGTTCTAAAAAACTAGTTTGGGAAGGTGTAGCACAGGGTGAGGTTAATCAGGATCGTAAAAACCGTGAAGAATACATTAAAAAGGATATCCAACGCATGTTTGCAGAATATCCGGTCCCTCTTCCGGAACCAACGAAATAA
- a CDS encoding GIY-YIG nuclease family protein, with translation MKHYVYIIRSISTGKFYKGYSLSPYDRLKQHNNGESRYTQHFCPWELLYLQSFTSKTEALKREKVLKKYSKEQIVNLIKSPLNEI, from the coding sequence ATGAAACATTACGTTTATATTATTCGAAGTATCTCAACAGGAAAGTTCTATAAAGGCTATTCCTTATCCCCTTATGATCGTCTTAAACAGCATAATAATGGAGAAAGTAGATATACTCAACATTTTTGCCCCTGGGAACTTTTATATCTCCAGTCTTTCACTTCTAAAACTGAAGCCTTGAAAAGAGAAAAAGTTCTTAAAAAATATTCAAAGGAACAAATTGTAAATCTGATTAAATCTCCACTAAACGAAATCTAG
- a CDS encoding DUF4465 domain-containing protein: MKKIYKLAGVLLSGMLLSTTSVEAQAVSDFESLTLAPNSFWNGSDLSGVNTPKKFTTKFTSGDAEFTNVWDTTYGGPGYWTSGFAQSTQTDSVTSGPGNLYSAKAASGNNGSLTYLAAQNNSKIALKNGAENAVVTGIYVTNGTYAANSMRDGDAIAKKFGGATGNDPDWFLLTIKGVDAAGNLTTDSVNFYLADYRFSDNTQDYIVDSWEFVDLTSLGSVKDLTFKLTSSDVGSWGMNTPAFFCIDDLKSTGAALIDFEDLGFTTADSVWNGNDYSGTPDDLLFRSVFVDGDAEFKNVWNTQWGGYWSDGFAYSNMTDSTTAGAGNLYSARPATGVKGSSNYVVSQNFTGVKLTGDAEDKELRGVFVTNTTFAALSMANGDAIAKKFGGATGDDPDWFRLTIRGYNDGVMVADSVDFYLADFRFTDNSQDYIVTTWEWVNLTSLGTIDSVSFQLNSSDVGSAGMYTPAFFAMDDFNGIVLSTEDPFGSDDFVSVYPNPAKNVLNIASSSEVSEVQIFDLSGGLVKSVTNRANQQQIDVTDLRSGVYVVRYNVSGKLHTQRVIIQ, translated from the coding sequence ATGAAGAAAATTTACAAATTAGCAGGTGTATTATTATCTGGAATGTTGTTAAGTACAACATCTGTTGAGGCTCAGGCAGTATCTGACTTTGAGTCTTTGACTTTAGCGCCAAATTCATTTTGGAATGGGTCTGACTTATCAGGAGTAAATACTCCTAAAAAATTCACCACAAAATTCACTAGTGGAGATGCTGAATTTACTAATGTTTGGGATACAACCTATGGAGGACCTGGATATTGGACATCAGGTTTTGCACAATCTACACAAACTGATTCGGTAACATCAGGTCCAGGAAACTTGTATAGTGCCAAAGCAGCTAGTGGAAACAATGGTTCATTGACTTACTTGGCCGCGCAAAACAACTCTAAGATTGCGTTAAAAAACGGAGCAGAGAATGCTGTGGTAACAGGAATTTATGTAACCAATGGGACTTATGCAGCGAATAGCATGAGAGATGGAGATGCTATTGCAAAGAAATTCGGAGGAGCTACAGGAAATGATCCGGATTGGTTTTTATTAACAATTAAAGGGGTTGATGCAGCAGGTAATTTAACTACAGATTCTGTAAACTTTTATTTAGCGGACTATAGGTTCTCTGACAATACTCAGGATTATATCGTAGACTCATGGGAGTTTGTAGATTTAACGTCTTTAGGAAGTGTAAAGGATTTAACTTTTAAATTAACTTCATCAGATGTAGGAAGTTGGGGAATGAATACTCCGGCATTCTTCTGTATTGATGACTTAAAATCTACAGGAGCAGCATTAATCGATTTTGAAGATTTAGGATTCACTACAGCTGATTCTGTATGGAATGGAAATGATTATTCAGGAACACCGGATGATTTACTTTTTAGAAGTGTATTTGTAGATGGTGATGCGGAATTTAAAAATGTATGGAATACCCAGTGGGGCGGATATTGGTCTGATGGATTTGCATATTCTAATATGACGGACTCTACAACTGCTGGAGCAGGTAACTTATATAGTGCAAGACCAGCTACTGGTGTGAAAGGTTCTTCAAATTATGTGGTATCTCAAAACTTTACTGGTGTAAAACTTACTGGTGATGCGGAAGATAAAGAACTTAGAGGTGTGTTTGTAACCAATACCACTTTTGCGGCATTGAGTATGGCTAATGGTGATGCTATTGCAAAGAAATTTGGTGGGGCTACCGGAGATGATCCGGATTGGTTCAGATTGACTATTAGAGGATATAACGATGGTGTAATGGTTGCGGATAGTGTAGATTTTTATTTAGCAGATTTTAGATTTACAGACAATTCTCAAGATTACATTGTAACGACATGGGAATGGGTAAATTTAACCAGTCTGGGAACGATTGATAGCGTAAGTTTTCAATTGAACTCTTCTGATGTAGGAAGTGCTGGAATGTATACTCCAGCGTTTTTTGCAATGGATGACTTCAATGGAATCGTATTATCTACTGAGGATCCATTCGGATCAGATGATTTTGTAAGTGTATATCCAAATCCGGCTAAAAATGTATTGAATATAGCTTCAAGCTCAGAAGTGAGCGAAGTTCAAATTTTTGATTTAAGTGGTGGATTGGTAAAATCAGTAACAAATAGAGCGAATCAACAGCAAATTGATGTGACTGATTTAAGATCTGGTGTGTATGTTGTACGTTATAACGTAAGCGGTAAATTACATACTCAAAGAGTAATCATCCAATAA
- a CDS encoding T9SS type A sorting domain-containing protein, producing the protein MKVVFKILLSVLVISISLEVWAQGPFAPAADSIGTTAVHKDSTAIVGWISNCTVDRGLQYIGNSFGPLANVGTEQSAYGKADGDVLSLGDGGSATIILDSPLKDHPGDDFAIFENGFAAVNGTGYFLELAFVEVSSDGVNFYRFPNQSLTPVDNQVQTFETLEPTNIDGLAGKYALNYGTPFDLSIMDTVLGLDITQITHIKIIDVVGSLNNSYVTYDSDGRKINDPFPTDFGSGGFDLDAIALMDTAIATGVNAIEPLSFNVYPNPAVNEVLIDPSLLVQDIEIQIVNMQGQVVLSQSLGQNRIDVSEFPKGVYFVTLSTSSQRYQSRFIKL; encoded by the coding sequence ATGAAAGTTGTTTTTAAAATATTACTCAGTGTTTTAGTGATCAGCATTTCGTTGGAAGTATGGGCACAGGGACCTTTTGCACCAGCAGCAGATTCAATTGGTACGACAGCAGTTCATAAAGATTCTACAGCTATTGTAGGGTGGATTAGCAATTGTACGGTAGATAGAGGACTACAGTATATTGGAAATTCATTTGGGCCGTTGGCCAATGTGGGAACTGAGCAAAGTGCTTATGGGAAAGCAGATGGAGATGTCTTAAGTTTGGGTGATGGTGGAAGTGCAACGATTATTTTGGATAGTCCTTTAAAAGACCATCCAGGCGATGATTTTGCGATTTTCGAAAATGGTTTTGCAGCTGTTAATGGAACCGGATATTTTTTAGAACTGGCTTTTGTAGAAGTAAGTTCTGATGGTGTGAATTTTTACAGGTTTCCGAATCAATCATTGACTCCCGTGGATAATCAGGTACAAACATTTGAAACACTAGAGCCAACAAACATTGATGGTTTGGCTGGTAAGTATGCTCTGAATTATGGAACTCCGTTTGATTTAAGTATAATGGATACCGTTTTAGGACTGGATATTACCCAAATTACACATATCAAAATTATTGATGTGGTAGGTTCATTAAACAATAGTTATGTAACCTATGATAGTGATGGAAGAAAAATAAATGATCCTTTTCCAACGGATTTTGGTTCAGGAGGATTTGATTTAGATGCCATAGCTTTAATGGACACTGCTATAGCTACTGGTGTGAATGCTATCGAACCGTTGTCGTTTAATGTATACCCGAACCCAGCTGTAAATGAGGTTTTAATCGATCCTTCATTATTGGTACAGGATATAGAGATTCAAATCGTGAACATGCAAGGTCAGGTGGTTTTGAGTCAATCACTTGGACAGAATAGAATTGATGTATCTGAATTTCCAAAAGGCGTTTATTTTGTAACATTAAGTACGTCCTCTCAAAGATATCAGTCCAGATTCATTAAACTGTAA
- a CDS encoding nuclear transport factor 2 family protein produces MNIQKIFKSSFIGILFISTVSSCNQTTHKEANTTTPNTPTPLEVNIETNKKVVAEFVEAMRTSNVAKLKTMITDDFSWWIIGKPEYLATAGEHDSKYFLGFFKGTELFPEGADFKTTSMIAEGNTVAAEAEFKAKTAMGSYYENYYHFIFVVEDGKIKRMKEYMDTYHAKMTFGL; encoded by the coding sequence ATGAACATTCAGAAAATATTCAAATCCTCATTTATTGGAATTCTATTTATTTCCACCGTTTCAAGCTGTAATCAAACTACTCACAAAGAAGCAAATACTACAACACCAAATACACCAACTCCACTTGAAGTAAACATCGAAACGAATAAAAAAGTTGTTGCTGAATTTGTTGAAGCCATGAGAACTTCAAACGTAGCCAAATTAAAAACGATGATTACTGATGATTTTAGTTGGTGGATCATCGGAAAACCCGAATATTTAGCTACAGCCGGAGAACACGACTCTAAATACTTCCTGGGATTTTTCAAAGGAACCGAATTATTTCCTGAGGGTGCAGATTTTAAAACGACTTCAATGATTGCTGAAGGAAATACAGTAGCTGCTGAAGCAGAATTCAAAGCCAAAACCGCCATGGGTTCCTATTACGAAAATTACTATCATTTTATTTTTGTAGTTGAAGATGGAAAAATCAAAAGGATGAAAGAATATATGGACACCTACCACGCAAAAATGACATTTGGACTCTAA
- a CDS encoding TonB-dependent receptor plug domain-containing protein has protein sequence MRRGGNSIFYGFTLWLISLALIPYQLKSQVADSLDLKVIIISAETNTGIPALKTIELDSTVLSLAQTRSLGNVLENFSAISIKTYGSPGIQTPTFRGMGASHTKIYLNGLDISPSSLGQSDLSILPGFLFDEIGVKYGNAAFTEGVGAIGGGVMLKSDTKSTPLGSSLVLGGSFGSFGNQSLQFKYGYKTNKWESVTKYVFQNGANDFSYRNIAQPNYPEVSQTNSQWNSHGVRQSLKYHLNSKNTVSFNGVLSIVNREIPGLMTDVSPSEQKQDDENLILQIGWKNYGKRSQSNLVLGYNYSVLEYKDPSAQINSTTINKKFQIREDYDYELSKHWALNTTANLSWATAENVNYSGNNQQMISSVLVGINGHLSSHWEVGAFVQPSWNQTESESGNMDVLPMFSLAYLPKGNKTFVIGLNAAQNIHYPTLNDLFWVPGGNPDLKPEQASNLELNVHVEGQKQNTWNWKVDGSGYYGNVENWILWQPTDKGYWSAQNLKSVEHYGGEAKLGVTMDVSKLKLGFTTSYQYVKSINKDVNDASLDKQLIYTPEHSANWLLSSGYKNWGAFVNYNFVGRRYITTSNSSYLPEYDLVDVTFTYQLRKDKWPNFDFQLDINNILNKEYMSVAWRPMPGVNGQFTIRYILN, from the coding sequence ATGAGAAGGGGAGGTAATTCGATTTTTTATGGGTTCACACTGTGGTTGATTTCATTGGCTTTGATCCCTTACCAGCTTAAAAGTCAGGTAGCAGATTCGCTTGATCTAAAAGTGATCATTATTTCAGCCGAAACCAACACAGGAATTCCGGCATTAAAAACCATTGAGTTAGATTCTACGGTTTTAAGTTTAGCCCAAACCAGAAGCCTGGGGAACGTTTTAGAAAACTTCAGTGCGATTTCTATTAAGACCTACGGTTCTCCGGGTATTCAAACTCCAACATTTAGAGGTATGGGAGCATCGCATACTAAGATATATCTGAATGGATTAGACATTAGCCCTTCTAGTTTAGGACAAAGTGATTTAAGTATTTTACCCGGTTTTCTTTTTGATGAAATTGGTGTGAAGTATGGCAATGCCGCTTTTACCGAAGGTGTTGGCGCGATTGGCGGGGGTGTGATGTTAAAATCAGATACCAAATCAACTCCGCTAGGAAGTAGTCTGGTACTAGGAGGTTCATTTGGTAGTTTTGGGAATCAATCGCTTCAATTTAAATATGGCTACAAAACCAATAAATGGGAATCAGTAACAAAATATGTATTCCAAAATGGGGCGAATGATTTCAGTTATAGAAATATAGCACAGCCTAATTATCCGGAAGTATCTCAAACCAATTCCCAATGGAATTCGCATGGAGTTAGGCAAAGTTTAAAGTACCATTTAAATTCTAAAAATACGGTTTCATTCAATGGAGTTTTATCCATTGTTAATCGTGAAATTCCAGGCTTGATGACGGACGTCTCACCATCGGAACAAAAGCAAGATGATGAAAATTTGATTTTACAAATAGGGTGGAAGAATTACGGAAAAAGAAGCCAATCGAATTTGGTTTTAGGCTATAATTATTCTGTTTTGGAATATAAAGATCCATCAGCGCAAATCAATTCTACTACCATTAATAAAAAGTTCCAGATCCGAGAAGATTATGATTATGAACTGTCAAAGCATTGGGCGTTAAATACCACTGCAAATTTGAGTTGGGCTACTGCGGAGAATGTGAACTATTCAGGGAATAACCAACAGATGATCTCATCTGTTTTAGTAGGGATTAACGGACATTTATCGTCTCATTGGGAAGTAGGCGCATTTGTCCAACCGTCATGGAATCAAACCGAATCAGAATCGGGGAATATGGATGTTTTACCCATGTTCAGTTTAGCCTACTTACCTAAAGGAAATAAAACTTTTGTGATAGGGTTAAATGCCGCACAAAACATACATTATCCTACATTAAATGATTTGTTTTGGGTTCCTGGAGGAAATCCGGATTTAAAGCCTGAACAGGCGTCTAATTTGGAATTGAATGTTCATGTAGAAGGGCAGAAGCAAAATACATGGAATTGGAAGGTAGATGGTTCGGGGTATTATGGAAATGTAGAGAACTGGATTTTATGGCAACCTACGGATAAAGGATATTGGAGTGCGCAAAATTTAAAATCGGTGGAGCATTATGGAGGGGAAGCTAAGTTAGGTGTGACTATGGATGTTTCAAAATTGAAGTTAGGATTTACTACAAGCTATCAATATGTGAAATCCATCAATAAGGATGTGAACGATGCTTCTTTGGATAAACAGTTAATTTATACTCCGGAACATTCAGCTAATTGGTTGTTAAGCAGTGGATATAAGAATTGGGGTGCATTTGTAAATTATAATTTTGTAGGGAGAAGATACATTACGACTTCAAATTCATCTTATTTACCGGAGTATGATTTGGTGGATGTAACGTTTACCTATCAGCTTAGAAAAGACAAATGGCCGAATTTTGATTTCCAATTGGATATCAATAATATTCTCAACAAAGAATATATGTCTGTAGCCTGGAGGCCAATGCCGGGTGTAAATGGACAATTTACGATTAGATATATTTTGAATTAA
- a CDS encoding GIY-YIG nuclease family protein, producing MNYYVYIIRSISTGKFYKGYSLSPYNRLKQHNNGESRYTQHFCPWELVFIQSFDSKTEALKREKVLKKYSKKQIDNLIKSPLNEI from the coding sequence ATGAATTATTACGTTTATATCATTCGAAGTATTTCGACAGGAAAGTTTTATAAAGGTTATTCCTTATCCCCTTATAATCGTCTTAAACAACATAATAATGGAGAAAGTAGATATACTCAACATTTTTGTCCTTGGGAACTGGTTTTTATTCAGTCTTTTGATTCTAAAACTGAAGCTTTGAAAAGAGAAAAAGTTCTTAAGAAATATTCAAAGAAACAAATTGATAATCTTATTAAATCTCCTCTAAACGAGATCTAG
- a CDS encoding helix-turn-helix transcriptional regulator translates to MREKTLEEYLNCPFHLAMNTLEGKWKFAILYVLLDKGTLRFKELERAIPDISTRMLVKELKHLEEKKIITRKAYATVPPKVEYSLTEVGKSLNPVIESISNWGKYYSESLMALK, encoded by the coding sequence ATGAGAGAAAAAACTTTAGAAGAATATTTAAACTGTCCTTTTCACTTGGCAATGAATACTCTGGAAGGGAAGTGGAAGTTTGCCATATTGTATGTGCTTTTGGATAAAGGAACGTTACGTTTCAAAGAGTTAGAACGCGCCATTCCTGATATTTCTACCCGAATGTTGGTGAAGGAATTAAAGCATCTGGAAGAAAAGAAAATTATTACTCGAAAAGCCTATGCCACGGTTCCTCCAAAAGTGGAATATTCATTAACCGAGGTGGGTAAAAGTCTAAACCCGGTTATAGAAAGTATATCCAACTGGGGGAAATATTATTCAGAGTCGTTGATGGCCTTAAAGTAG